A window of the Candidatus Neomarinimicrobiota bacterium genome harbors these coding sequences:
- a CDS encoding branched-chain amino acid ABC transporter permease, with product MIESFTGLTQEIVSGVALGCIYALIALGFTLIFKATEVVNFAQGELMMVGAYVNFYLVSQLAASTGLGIGLRFLLAFAGAMLFSVLFGAFLDLVINRPLKNESVFSIIMATISASIILRAGTAMIVGPITHIPESPFGNRVIALGGVTISVLDIFIIVSAVMLVSLFYLFFKRTKWGVAMQATAEDPMAAQLMGIPIKKVYRNVWIFSALVATVGGILLAPRTLLDTNMGYLGLKAFPAAVLGGFGSIPGAIIGGVILGVIETLSLGTLSYNFAWIKEINDVTVWIVLIVVLMIRPAGILGQEEIRKV from the coding sequence ATGATTGAATCATTCACGGGACTCACTCAGGAAATCGTCAGCGGAGTTGCGCTGGGGTGCATTTACGCCCTCATTGCCCTCGGATTCACCCTCATCTTCAAGGCGACAGAAGTCGTCAACTTTGCTCAAGGCGAGCTGATGATGGTGGGCGCCTATGTGAACTTCTATCTGGTGTCGCAGCTTGCCGCGTCAACTGGACTTGGAATAGGTCTCCGCTTCTTGCTGGCATTCGCCGGGGCAATGCTGTTCTCCGTTCTGTTTGGCGCTTTCCTTGATCTGGTGATCAATCGCCCCCTGAAAAATGAATCGGTCTTTTCTATTATTATGGCTACTATCAGCGCTTCTATCATCCTGCGGGCCGGGACGGCCATGATCGTCGGACCCATCACTCACATTCCCGAATCACCCTTTGGTAATCGTGTTATCGCCCTGGGCGGAGTGACTATTTCCGTTCTGGACATCTTCATTATTGTGAGTGCTGTTATGCTTGTGAGCCTCTTCTATCTCTTTTTCAAGAGGACGAAGTGGGGGGTAGCTATGCAGGCCACAGCGGAAGATCCCATGGCGGCTCAACTCATGGGGATTCCAATCAAGAAGGTTTATCGTAATGTTTGGATCTTCTCTGCACTGGTGGCCACTGTTGGCGGCATCCTCTTGGCGCCCCGGACACTCCTTGATACAAACATGGGCTATCTCGGTTTGAAAGCCTTTCCCGCAGCTGTTCTGGGAGGATTTGGCTCCATCCCTGGGGCTATCATCGGCGGTGTTATACTGGGTGTCATCGAAACGCTCAGTCTCGGAACCCTTTCTTACAACTTTGCCTGGATCAAAGAGATAAACGACGTCACCGTCTGGATCGTCTTGATCGTTGTACTTATGATCAGGCCGGCGGGGATTCTTGGGCAAGAGGAAATAAGAAAGGTGTGA
- a CDS encoding SDR family NAD(P)-dependent oxidoreductase produces the protein MFEDRVAVVTGAGGGLGETYALELARRGCRVVVNDLGSARDGTGGGRTMADEVVDRIREEGGEATANYDGVHTKEGGEGIIQAALNEYGKIDILIHNAGILRDRSFAKMEENEWRSVIEVHLNGAYYVTRPAFRVMKESKYGRILLTTSTSGLFGNFGQANYAAAKMGQIGLMHVLAIEGAKYGIKVNAISPGAMTRMTEDLDRTDLPEVSRDPEHITAAAIYLVSESCSQTNSIIHASYGFFGRVQVAYNPGIFLGEEPASVEKFAEHWDDIAGVENMKVQGETPYLLTVLKKASEGDTAN, from the coding sequence ATGTTTGAAGATCGAGTAGCTGTTGTCACCGGTGCCGGTGGAGGATTGGGTGAAACCTATGCCTTGGAGCTGGCCCGGCGCGGATGCAGAGTGGTAGTGAATGATCTCGGTAGTGCCAGGGATGGCACCGGCGGCGGGAGAACCATGGCAGATGAAGTTGTGGATAGAATAAGGGAAGAAGGTGGTGAAGCGACGGCAAACTACGACGGCGTCCACACCAAGGAAGGCGGCGAAGGAATTATCCAGGCTGCTCTCAACGAGTATGGAAAGATAGATATCCTTATTCACAATGCTGGAATCCTGAGGGACCGAAGTTTTGCCAAGATGGAAGAAAATGAATGGCGGTCCGTCATTGAAGTTCATCTCAACGGAGCGTACTACGTAACCAGGCCGGCCTTCAGAGTCATGAAGGAGAGCAAATACGGCCGTATTTTGCTGACGACCTCCACCAGTGGTCTGTTTGGTAATTTCGGGCAGGCGAACTATGCCGCTGCAAAGATGGGACAAATAGGGCTCATGCATGTGTTAGCTATAGAGGGGGCCAAGTACGGGATTAAAGTTAATGCAATCTCTCCCGGGGCCATGACTCGAATGACGGAAGATTTGGACAGAACAGATCTTCCCGAAGTATCTCGCGATCCAGAACACATTACCGCGGCGGCGATCTATCTGGTATCGGAATCATGCTCCCAGACGAATTCAATCATCCATGCGAGTTATGGATTTTTCGGCCGGGTTCAGGTGGCCTATAATCCTGGCATCTTCCTCGGGGAAGAGCCGGCAAGTGTTGAGAAGTTCGCTGAGCATTGGGACGATATTGCAGGTGTGGAGAACATGAAGGTTCAGGGAGAGACACCGTATTTGCTGACCGTTCTGAAGAAAGCGTCTGAAGGCGACACAGCGAATTAA
- a CDS encoding MaoC/PaaZ C-terminal domain-containing protein has product MSKTRSFTVKIDKYLPLYYAGASGDFNLIHIDREFGERQGLGGNILQGMCTMGITANQLIGDDDPAKLKSINVRFASPVYPGDELAIHAEYDGDSESFTVDKLNGDTIISDGIAEWR; this is encoded by the coding sequence GTGAGTAAGACGCGATCGTTCACCGTTAAGATTGACAAGTATCTTCCTCTCTACTATGCCGGAGCCAGCGGTGATTTCAACCTGATTCATATCGACAGAGAGTTCGGCGAGCGGCAGGGACTGGGAGGCAACATTCTTCAGGGAATGTGTACCATGGGTATCACCGCCAATCAGCTTATCGGTGACGATGATCCGGCAAAGCTGAAGTCTATCAACGTAAGATTTGCCTCTCCCGTCTATCCGGGAGATGAACTGGCGATCCATGCGGAATATGACGGTGACAGTGAATCATTCACCGTAGACAAACTTAATGGTGATACAATAATCAGTGACGGAATTGCCGAATGGCGCTGA
- a CDS encoding MaoC family dehydratase N-terminal domain-containing protein has product MNRELIGKEYSTVEYEVSREKIKEYAKATLSANPFYFDPEFAGKSKHGTVVAPPTFAAVYSAAVMKVIFEDRDLGMEVPRIVHGEQKFVFGEVVRAGDLVTTGVKIENIFQKTNRAGVTNEFLIIKTTSLNQDEQMVCEGTCTLIERGKQFSE; this is encoded by the coding sequence ATGAACAGAGAATTGATCGGAAAGGAGTACTCCACCGTTGAATATGAGGTGTCCCGGGAAAAGATTAAGGAGTATGCCAAGGCCACTCTTTCTGCAAACCCTTTCTACTTCGATCCTGAATTCGCGGGAAAATCAAAACATGGCACAGTTGTAGCCCCGCCCACTTTTGCCGCAGTTTACAGTGCGGCGGTCATGAAGGTTATCTTTGAAGACCGGGACCTTGGTATGGAAGTACCCCGTATTGTCCATGGCGAACAGAAGTTCGTATTTGGGGAAGTTGTGAGAGCTGGGGATCTCGTCACCACGGGGGTCAAGATTGAGAATATCTTTCAGAAAACAAACCGCGCAGGTGTTACCAACGAGTTTTTGATCATCAAGACGACCTCACTCAATCAGGATGAACAAATGGTGTGTGAGGGGACGTGTACGCTCATCGAGCGGGGGAAACAGTTCAGTGAGTAA